From Kaistella polysaccharea:
CTCCGCAGATTCAATTCCTACGAGCTTAGGTCAGGAAGATCATGTGTCGATGGGAAGTATCTCGGGACGAAAATTCAACCAGGTTTTAGGGAATTTAGAAAACATTCTTGCGGTAGAACTTATGTTTGGGGCTCAAGGTTTAGAATTCCGACGTCCCGCAAAATGTGGTAAACATGTCGAAAATGCCTATTCTTTAATTAGAACGAAAGTGGCCAAATTAGAAAACGATCGTTTAATTGGTGAAGATATGCTGGCGATTGCAGAGTTGATCAGAGCGCAGGAGTTTGAGGTGACCTTAACTAAATGATCCTAGTTTCCTGGGACATTTTCCTTTTCTTTCCACAATAAAATGTTTTACCAAAAAAATGAAAAAATTATTAAGTATTTTCCTCTTTGTACCTTTTCTTTTAATTGCTCAAAACTCGCAGCCGTCTGAGGTATTTTGGAATAAACTTCAGTCTCACTGCGGAAAAGCATTTGAAGGAGAAATTATTTCCGGTGGAGTTGCGGGTGACGGATTCACCGGAAAAAAATTAGTCATGCACGTACGAAATTGTGCGCCGAATGATATCAGAATTCCCTTTTTCGTGGGCGATGATAAATCGCGAACGTGGGTTTTGCATAAAAATGAGGCTCAAATTTTAAGGTTGAAACATGATCACCGAAACGCAGATGGTACCGAAGAAAAATCTACGCAGTACGGCGGCACAAGTTCTAATGTTGGTTTAGATAATTTACAGATGTTTCCCGCCGACGCTTATACAGCAGAACTTTTACCGAAAGCTGCGACGAACGTTTGGTGGTTTACCCTAGAAGCAGATCACTTCACTTATAATCTCAGAAGAATCGGAAGTGATCGATTGTTTACGATAAAATTCGATTTAACAAAACCGGTTGCGACGCCTGAAGCACCTTGGGGAACAAAAGATTAATCAGAAACCAAAAAATATTTAAAATAGAAGAGAAATTTATTCGATTAAATTCTAAATAAAGTAAACATTAACAACAAAAAAATAAACTGCAAATCAAGGTCTGCAGTTTATTTTTTTGAATATTTTACATTCTTACTTTCGTCGAGAATACTTATAATTTTAAAGTATCTATTTTCTCTGCTTCTTTTTTCTTTTTCTTTTCTAATTTCCTGAAATAGCCGCGGAATAAGAAATTATGTTTTAGAGCTTCCATATTTTGATTTAATTTATCAGTCGCCTCTTTCACATTAATAACTGTAGAATCTATGTTTTTTACCAAACCTTCGTCTTTAGCGATATAATTTAAGGAGCCTTTTCCATTTTTAATTTCATTCACATAACTATCTAAACTTTTTGACACCTTATTAATATCCTGACTGGATTTCTCCAAATTGGTAAAAACATCCTGAATTTGTTGTCGAGATTTTGGATCACTCAAAAGAACTGCCGCTGCACTTTGATCGTAATTGATTTTAGAAATTACTGCATTCACTTTAGCCATTGCGATATTGGTACCTTCTGCGGTTCTTTTCAGGGCAGATACGGAACGTCGCAGATCATTTTCTAAATCGGCATCACTTAACAATGCACCCAACGGCCCATTTCCTTCGACGACTTTATGGGTAATTTTTGCCAAATCAGAAGTGATCAAAGCGGCACTTTCATTGGTCTTGCCGAAAGTTTCCAATATTTCATCAACGGTAATTTTACTTTTCACAATAATACGATCTCCAGCTGTGACGGGCTTTGCCGCTTCATTTTCTCCGGGAACTAAATTAACGACCATACTTCCCACCAAACCATCTGAAGCAATACTTGCAACCGCATCTTTTTTGATAAATCGTGCAGCTTGCTCATCCACAGACATTTCTACTGTAATTTTTCCTTCGGCAG
This genomic window contains:
- a CDS encoding MlaD family protein, producing the protein MAKSSNKMSVGIFVVVGTILLVTALYFVGKQQHLFSKSIKLYSVFADVSGLQLGNNVRYSGVNVGTVSKIEMTAEGKITVEMSVDEQAARFIKKDAVASIASDGLVGSMVVNLVPGENEAAKPVTAGDRIIVKSKITVDEILETFGKTNESAALITSDLAKITHKVVEGNGPLGALLSDADLENDLRRSVSALKRTAEGTNIAMAKVNAVISKINYDQSAAAVLLSDPKSRQQIQDVFTNLEKSSQDINKVSKSLDSYVNEIKNGKGSLNYIAKDEGLVKNIDSTVINVKEATDKLNQNMEALKHNFLFRGYFRKLEKKKKKEAEKIDTLKL